A window from Streptomyces subrutilus encodes these proteins:
- a CDS encoding 2OG-Fe(II) oxygenase family protein produces the protein MIPHVQLPGHAAGWTSKDRAAVAVDLGRSFRRTGFVFVHNHGIPDDLIGDVYSETRRFYQLAPAQKSLYDATEQSQFLGYRGLGRERSRIHGGTEACEQYRIGHTTEEATLSCAVDFYHGPFPKSLELLAHLTQLGDRTLAACALDLGLDEDAFTPYLIGSPLHRLGLNHYGASYPAHGGSAAGYAMSPHIDLSLLTILDQDEPGLEVRDRDGRWLEVPMVRGALFLFLGDYVQRWSNGRHRAAPHRVRRVERDRMSIQYKHRPDYGVVVRPLDVLIGPQEQPAYAPLNTGRDYVAVLRSILGG, from the coding sequence GTGATACCGCACGTACAGCTTCCGGGGCACGCGGCCGGATGGACCTCGAAAGACCGGGCTGCAGTGGCCGTCGACCTCGGCCGGAGCTTCCGGCGAACAGGGTTCGTCTTCGTGCACAACCACGGCATCCCCGACGACCTGATCGGAGACGTCTACTCGGAGACACGCCGGTTCTACCAGTTGGCGCCGGCCCAGAAGAGCCTCTACGACGCCACAGAACAGTCTCAGTTCCTCGGATACCGGGGACTCGGCAGGGAACGCAGCCGAATACACGGCGGCACAGAGGCATGCGAGCAGTACCGCATCGGTCACACCACCGAGGAAGCGACCCTGTCCTGCGCCGTGGACTTCTACCACGGGCCATTTCCCAAGTCCCTCGAACTTCTGGCTCATCTGACGCAGCTGGGGGACAGGACCCTCGCTGCCTGCGCCCTGGACCTGGGGCTGGACGAGGACGCGTTCACCCCCTACCTGATAGGCAGCCCACTGCACCGCCTGGGCCTCAACCATTACGGCGCGAGCTACCCGGCCCATGGTGGTTCCGCAGCCGGGTATGCGATGTCACCGCACATCGACCTGTCACTGCTGACGATATTGGACCAGGACGAACCGGGCCTCGAGGTCCGCGACCGCGACGGCCGGTGGCTGGAGGTGCCCATGGTCCGCGGCGCACTGTTCCTTTTCCTCGGCGACTACGTGCAGCGATGGTCGAACGGTCGCCACCGGGCCGCCCCGCACCGGGTCCGCAGAGTGGAACGCGACCGGATGTCGATCCAGTACAAGCACCGCCCCGACTACGGTGTCGTGGTCCGCCCCCTGGACGTTCTCATCGGCCCGCAGGAGCAACCCGCATACGCGCCGTTGAACACGGGCCGCGACTACGTAGCCGTGCTGAGGTCCATCCTCGGCGGCTGA
- a CDS encoding SulP family inorganic anion transporter: MPKHGWTVAVPRAFQDYRAAWLRGDALAGITVAAYLVPQVMAYAGVAGLSPAVGLWAALPAMVLYALSGSSRLLSVGPESTTALMTAVAVGPLAAGDPARYAVLSAALAVVVGLLCLVAWAVRLGFLADLLSRPVLVGYLAGVALIMIVDQLPRLTGTSGSGSGFLLQLSSFLRGLGDVHWPTTALAVGCLALLFALPLLWRPLPGPLVVLALATALVGALALDENHGIDVIGAVPTGLPSFTLPDPSDYADLVLPAVGLLIVGFSDVVLTARAFARHDDPHPLAANRELLALGASNLGAGVLHGYPVSSSASRTALADSAGARTQAYSLVGAACVGAVLLFLGPLLAHTPSAALGAIVVYAAVRLIEVGEFRRLAAFRRREFLLALGCGLGVLALGILYGVLLAVALSVAELLTRVARPHDAVEGMVPGLAGMHDIDDYPTARTIPGLLIYRYDSPLFFANAEDFRRRALAAVQAQEDSVHWFLLNTEANVEVDITALDAVEALRSELARRDIVLALARVKQELRRPLDAYGLTAAIGPERIFPTLPTAVAAYRDWQHAVAGGDPEHP; this comes from the coding sequence ATGCCGAAGCACGGCTGGACCGTGGCAGTGCCGCGCGCCTTCCAGGACTACCGGGCTGCCTGGCTGCGTGGTGACGCGTTGGCAGGTATCACGGTCGCCGCCTATCTCGTGCCGCAGGTCATGGCCTACGCCGGCGTCGCCGGGCTGTCGCCCGCCGTCGGTCTCTGGGCCGCCCTCCCCGCCATGGTCCTCTACGCCCTCAGCGGGTCGTCCCGTCTGCTGTCCGTCGGCCCGGAATCGACCACCGCCCTCATGACCGCGGTGGCCGTCGGCCCGCTGGCGGCCGGCGATCCCGCGCGGTACGCGGTGCTCTCGGCGGCGCTGGCCGTCGTGGTGGGGCTGCTCTGCCTCGTCGCGTGGGCGGTCAGGCTGGGCTTCCTCGCGGATCTCCTCTCCCGGCCGGTCCTCGTCGGCTACCTGGCCGGGGTCGCCCTCATCATGATCGTGGATCAGCTCCCCCGCCTGACCGGGACCAGCGGCAGCGGATCGGGCTTCCTCCTCCAGCTGTCGTCCTTCCTCCGCGGTCTCGGCGACGTGCACTGGCCGACGACCGCGCTCGCCGTCGGATGTCTCGCCCTTCTGTTCGCCTTGCCGCTGCTGTGGCGCCCGCTCCCCGGACCCCTCGTCGTCCTGGCTCTCGCCACCGCCCTGGTGGGGGCCCTCGCCCTCGATGAGAACCACGGCATCGACGTCATCGGGGCCGTCCCGACCGGCCTTCCGAGCTTCACCCTGCCCGATCCGTCGGACTATGCCGACCTGGTCCTACCGGCCGTCGGCTTGCTCATCGTGGGATTTTCAGACGTGGTCCTGACCGCGCGTGCGTTCGCCCGCCACGACGATCCGCACCCCTTGGCAGCCAACCGCGAGCTGCTGGCGCTCGGCGCCTCCAACCTCGGCGCCGGCGTGCTGCACGGCTATCCCGTCAGCAGCAGTGCCAGCCGCACCGCGCTCGCCGACTCCGCCGGCGCACGCACCCAGGCGTACTCCCTCGTCGGTGCCGCCTGCGTGGGCGCCGTCCTGCTCTTCCTGGGCCCGCTGCTGGCCCACACCCCTTCGGCCGCCTTGGGCGCCATCGTCGTCTATGCCGCCGTACGCCTGATCGAAGTGGGCGAGTTCCGCAGGCTGGCAGCCTTCCGCCGCCGCGAGTTCCTGCTCGCCCTCGGCTGCGGCCTCGGCGTCCTCGCCCTCGGCATCCTGTACGGAGTCCTCCTCGCCGTGGCGCTGTCCGTCGCCGAACTCCTCACGAGGGTCGCCCGTCCGCACGACGCGGTGGAGGGCATGGTGCCCGGTCTGGCCGGCATGCACGACATCGACGACTACCCGACCGCGCGCACCATTCCCGGTCTCCTCATCTACCGCTACGACTCGCCGTTGTTCTTCGCCAACGCCGAGGACTTCCGCCGCCGCGCGCTGGCCGCGGTCCAAGCCCAGGAGGACTCCGTGCACTGGTTCCTCCTGAACACCGAGGCCAATGTCGAGGTCGACATCACCGCCCTCGACGCCGTCGAGGCCCTGCGCTCCGAACTCGCCCGACGGGACATCGTGCTGGCCCTCGCCCGCGTCAAGCAGGAGCTGCGCCGGCCCCTCGATGCCTACGGGCTGACAGCCGCGATCGGCCCGGAGCGCATCTTCCCCACTCTCCCCACAGCCGTTGCCGCCTACCGGGACTGGCAGCACGCCGTAGCCGGAGGCGATCCGGAGCATCCCTGA
- the tal gene encoding transaldolase, whose translation MSLSTGSGPLADLSAAGVSIWLDDLSRELLAGGELRKLMADKHVVGVTTNPTIFASALSKGDRYAEQLRRLGTAGAGVDEAVFSLTTDDVRDACATLAPVYERSGGIDGRVSIEVDPRLARDADATTAMARKLWDAVGQPNLFIKIPATREGLKAITAVIAEGISVNVTLIFSLDRYRDVMGAYQSGLEQAQAAGHDLAHIHSVASFFVSRVDTEVDRRLDAIGTPEARRLKGKAAIANARLAFQAYEQMLLDPRWQRLSAAGARMQRPLWASTGVKDPSYPDTMYVSELAIAGTVNTMPRTTLEAFADHGTLPGHAPTTDDFTAAAHHLEALERVGVDFTDVTDTLEREGLSKFEASWTELGESVEREMHAEVGDADDAVGALAGDSESAEFLAIYLNDHFTGATGGLELLRRAAGARKDTEAGATLGALAQQVAEDREALARIMTDLGVATSQSKAAMGWLAEKAGRLKTNGRLLTRSPLSDVLEAESMFLGVHGKAACWRTLRILAETDDRLSADHLDALLERAEQQSTTLEQLRSEAAARTLRPRSPTAR comes from the coding sequence ATGTCCCTCTCAACCGGCTCCGGCCCGCTCGCCGACCTGTCCGCGGCCGGGGTGTCCATCTGGCTCGACGACCTCTCTCGTGAACTTCTCGCAGGTGGGGAGCTCAGGAAGCTGATGGCGGACAAGCACGTCGTAGGGGTCACCACGAACCCCACGATCTTCGCCTCCGCCCTGTCGAAGGGGGACCGGTACGCCGAGCAGCTGCGCCGGCTCGGCACCGCGGGTGCCGGCGTCGACGAGGCGGTCTTCTCCCTGACCACCGACGACGTACGGGACGCCTGCGCCACCCTCGCGCCGGTCTACGAGCGCAGCGGCGGAATCGACGGACGGGTCTCCATCGAGGTGGACCCGCGGCTCGCGCGGGACGCCGACGCCACCACGGCCATGGCCCGCAAGCTCTGGGACGCAGTCGGCCAGCCGAATCTGTTCATCAAGATTCCCGCCACCCGCGAGGGACTGAAAGCGATCACCGCCGTCATCGCCGAGGGCATCAGCGTCAACGTCACGCTGATCTTTTCGCTGGACCGCTACCGCGACGTGATGGGCGCCTACCAGAGCGGCCTGGAGCAGGCGCAGGCCGCCGGACACGATCTGGCGCACATCCACTCGGTCGCCTCGTTCTTCGTCTCCCGGGTCGACACCGAAGTCGACCGCCGCCTCGATGCGATCGGCACCCCCGAGGCCCGTCGACTCAAGGGCAAGGCCGCGATCGCCAACGCCCGGCTGGCGTTCCAGGCGTACGAGCAGATGCTCCTCGACCCGCGTTGGCAGCGCCTCAGCGCGGCCGGCGCGCGCATGCAGCGTCCGCTGTGGGCGTCCACCGGAGTCAAGGACCCGTCCTATCCCGACACGATGTACGTCAGTGAACTCGCCATCGCCGGCACCGTGAACACCATGCCGAGGACCACCTTGGAGGCGTTCGCAGACCACGGCACCCTCCCCGGCCACGCGCCGACGACGGACGACTTCACGGCTGCCGCCCACCACCTCGAAGCACTGGAACGCGTCGGCGTCGACTTCACGGACGTCACCGACACCCTGGAGCGCGAGGGCCTGAGCAAGTTCGAAGCCAGCTGGACGGAGCTGGGCGAGTCGGTGGAGCGCGAAATGCACGCCGAAGTCGGCGACGCGGACGATGCCGTCGGGGCCCTGGCTGGCGACTCCGAGAGCGCCGAGTTTCTGGCGATCTACCTCAACGACCACTTCACGGGCGCCACCGGCGGCCTGGAGCTGCTGCGCCGGGCCGCCGGTGCCCGCAAGGACACGGAGGCCGGGGCGACGCTGGGCGCCCTGGCGCAACAGGTCGCCGAGGACCGTGAGGCGCTGGCCCGGATCATGACCGATCTGGGCGTGGCCACCAGCCAGTCCAAGGCGGCGATGGGCTGGCTGGCCGAGAAGGCGGGCCGGCTCAAGACGAACGGCCGCCTCCTCACCCGCTCCCCGCTCAGCGACGTCCTGGAAGCGGAGTCCATGTTCCTCGGCGTGCACGGCAAGGCAGCCTGCTGGCGGACCCTGCGCATCCTGGCCGAAACCGACGACCGGCTCTCCGCCGACCACTTGGACGCACTGCTGGAACGCGCCGAGCAGCAGAGCACCACCCTGGAGCAGCTGCGCTCCGAGGCGGCCGCCCGGACCCTGCGCCCTCGATCACCGACCGCACGATGA
- a CDS encoding RICIN domain-containing protein, whose amino-acid sequence MSDQQITVWAENFVCERESTEASSSDEVYFDFYAHTSSGANSTLLSQVFTSVDAGETHGFANAVLWQQAVPADGLTVAVIAWEEDGGIDERGRRERFQAILGTQGSGTAEGLTGLQIQSGERIWGYSSSHGALNGDDAIGGYVFRIPATGLGTAQDPSTFEAVIDGTGRGETRVRLRLRAHTGAPSRRVKLINVHSGKALTVHGATNDDGANVDQWTYQSGSNQHWSLESTPNGSKLINVHSGKALTVHGATNDDGANVDQWTYYPDQANQHWHLEDTGNGYKLTNVNSGKVLDVYGYSTDDGGNVIQWTDKGNANQRWYIQDV is encoded by the coding sequence ATGAGCGATCAGCAGATCACGGTCTGGGCGGAGAACTTCGTCTGCGAGCGGGAGTCGACCGAGGCGTCGTCCTCCGACGAGGTCTACTTCGACTTCTACGCCCACACCAGCAGCGGTGCCAATTCGACCCTGCTGTCCCAGGTGTTCACCAGCGTCGACGCCGGGGAGACGCACGGCTTCGCGAACGCCGTTCTCTGGCAGCAGGCCGTACCGGCGGACGGCTTGACCGTGGCCGTTATCGCATGGGAGGAGGACGGGGGCATCGACGAGCGCGGCAGGCGAGAGCGTTTCCAGGCCATCCTCGGGACTCAAGGGAGCGGGACCGCGGAGGGACTGACAGGCCTCCAGATACAGTCCGGAGAGCGAATCTGGGGCTACAGCTCTTCGCACGGCGCTCTCAATGGGGATGACGCGATCGGCGGCTATGTGTTCAGGATTCCCGCCACGGGCCTGGGGACGGCCCAGGACCCGAGCACCTTCGAGGCCGTGATCGACGGAACCGGCCGCGGCGAGACCCGCGTCCGCCTCAGGCTCCGCGCCCATACCGGCGCCCCGAGCCGCCGGGTCAAGCTGATCAACGTGCACAGCGGCAAGGCCCTGACCGTCCACGGCGCAACCAACGACGACGGCGCGAACGTCGACCAGTGGACCTACCAGAGCGGCTCCAACCAGCACTGGAGCCTGGAGAGCACCCCCAACGGCTCCAAGCTGATCAACGTGCACAGCGGCAAGGCCCTGACCGTCCACGGCGCAACCAACGACGACGGCGCAAACGTCGACCAGTGGACTTACTACCCGGACCAGGCCAACCAGCACTGGCACCTGGAAGACACCGGCAACGGCTACAAGCTGACCAATGTGAACAGCGGCAAGGTACTCGACGTATACGGCTACTCCACCGACGACGGCGGGAACGTCATCCAGTGGACCGACAAGGGCAACGCCAACCAGCGCTGGTACATCCAGGACGTCTGA
- a CDS encoding metallophosphoesterase family protein encodes MLNRVAVLSDIHGVLPALEAVLAEPDVGAADHIVVTGDIAAGPQPTRVLDLLTSLGDRVIWISGNADRELLEYRRGRRDTIPDPIAPWAAEQLREDHLDLLGSLPRSLSLSLNGLGKVLFCHATPRDDEEVVLVDSRLDRWKEVFSELDTDIRTVVCGHTHMPFVRLAHSRLVINPGSIGMPYGRPGAHWALLGPGVELRTTHFDLQAAATRLSQDSSYPDITEWADYYLHARATDADALATFSPQDGRDHTP; translated from the coding sequence ATGCTGAACCGAGTAGCCGTTCTGTCCGACATTCACGGAGTCCTGCCTGCTCTGGAGGCAGTACTCGCCGAACCAGACGTCGGCGCCGCCGATCACATCGTGGTCACCGGCGACATCGCCGCCGGCCCGCAACCGACTCGGGTTCTCGACCTGCTGACCAGCCTCGGCGACCGCGTCATCTGGATCAGCGGCAACGCCGACCGCGAACTCCTCGAATACCGCCGGGGACGACGCGACACGATCCCCGACCCGATCGCCCCCTGGGCAGCCGAACAGCTTCGCGAGGACCATCTCGACCTCCTCGGCTCGCTTCCACGATCGCTCTCCCTGTCCTTGAACGGCCTGGGAAAGGTGCTGTTCTGCCATGCCACCCCGCGCGACGACGAGGAGGTCGTCCTGGTCGACTCCCGACTCGACCGCTGGAAGGAAGTCTTCAGTGAACTCGACACCGACATCCGCACCGTGGTCTGCGGCCACACCCATATGCCGTTCGTCCGCCTCGCCCACAGCCGGCTCGTGATCAACCCCGGCAGCATCGGCATGCCCTACGGACGACCCGGAGCACACTGGGCCCTGCTGGGCCCGGGCGTCGAACTCCGCACCACGCACTTCGACCTCCAGGCCGCAGCCACCCGGCTCAGCCAGGACTCCTCCTACCCCGACATCACCGAATGGGCCGACTACTACCTGCACGCTCGCGCGACCGACGCCGACGCCCTCGCAACCTTCTCCCCACAGGACGGGCGCGACCACACACCGTGA
- a CDS encoding SCO6745 family protein, with protein MTIFEASTGRHCHNAVSPLHTSVYFAPEPDDELGALGLQRGAMVYLAGRAAPLGAVDAGTVTATFYNFSHEHVQRYIPAAWTLTTPEEVLTARLRGADRTLRRLLGQEALTSTEMTEAAELALNANEACRREARPLYAANADLPVPEEPHLALWHAATLLREHRGDGHLAALAIAGLSGIEALVLHNATGRAPTSALFRRTRGWSARQWDTARDQLRERGLLDAAGDLTQAGTALRAETEVLTDRLDAAPYDHLGPAATARLTELAGGFSATLRAAGAFPAVHFGKG; from the coding sequence ATGACCATCTTCGAAGCGAGCACGGGCCGCCACTGCCACAACGCCGTCAGCCCCCTGCACACATCCGTGTACTTCGCGCCGGAACCGGACGACGAACTCGGGGCGCTCGGGCTGCAGCGCGGAGCCATGGTCTACCTCGCGGGCCGCGCGGCACCGCTCGGAGCCGTCGACGCGGGCACCGTCACAGCGACGTTCTACAACTTCAGCCACGAGCACGTGCAGCGGTACATCCCCGCCGCATGGACCCTCACCACACCGGAGGAGGTGCTCACGGCGCGGCTGCGCGGCGCCGACCGGACCCTGCGGCGGCTGCTCGGACAGGAGGCCCTCACGTCCACAGAAATGACCGAGGCGGCCGAACTGGCGCTGAACGCCAACGAAGCCTGCCGCCGGGAGGCACGCCCGCTGTACGCCGCCAACGCCGACCTCCCCGTACCCGAAGAACCCCACCTGGCCCTGTGGCACGCCGCGACACTGCTGCGCGAACACCGGGGTGACGGTCACCTCGCCGCCCTGGCGATCGCCGGCCTGTCCGGCATCGAGGCGCTGGTCCTGCACAACGCCACCGGCAGGGCGCCGACATCGGCACTCTTCAGGCGGACCCGCGGGTGGTCCGCGCGGCAATGGGACACCGCCCGGGACCAGTTGCGCGAACGCGGCCTGCTGGACGCGGCAGGTGACCTCACGCAGGCGGGCACGGCCCTGCGCGCCGAGACCGAGGTGCTCACCGACCGCCTCGATGCCGCCCCGTACGACCACCTCGGCCCGGCCGCCACCGCACGCCTCACCGAACTGGCCGGCGGCTTCTCGGCAACCCTCAGGGCAGCGGGGGCCTTTCCCGCGGTGCACTTCGGCAAGGGCTGA
- a CDS encoding SigB/SigF/SigG family RNA polymerase sigma factor translates to MKVNILATQRSTGTTREHEAAPGPVAPLPRVANAREVAPGDARALSKVFFERLRSLEEGTPERQYVRNTLIEMNLSLVQFAVRRFRNRTDGTDMEDVIQVGTIGLIKAIDRFDPALGNEFATLALPYITGEIKRHFRDTTWAVHVPRRLQELRLQLARGNEDLSAALDRAPTVKELAAHLKLTEDEVVEGLVAAAGHSSQSLDHESDDSDSNPRPLAEVLGADDSAMELFEDLHTLAPLLERLEGRERLILQMRFGQEMTQAQIGERLGVSQMQVSRILARTLARLREGMLAA, encoded by the coding sequence TTGAAAGTGAACATCCTCGCCACGCAGCGGTCGACCGGTACGACGCGGGAGCACGAGGCCGCGCCCGGGCCCGTGGCTCCGCTACCGCGGGTCGCCAATGCCCGCGAGGTGGCCCCGGGTGACGCCCGCGCCCTGTCGAAGGTCTTCTTCGAGCGGCTGCGCAGTCTGGAGGAAGGCACTCCGGAGCGGCAGTACGTCCGCAACACCCTGATCGAGATGAACCTGTCCCTGGTCCAGTTCGCCGTGCGCCGCTTCCGCAACCGCACCGACGGCACGGACATGGAGGATGTCATCCAGGTCGGGACGATCGGCCTCATCAAGGCCATCGACCGCTTCGACCCGGCCCTGGGCAACGAGTTCGCCACCCTGGCCCTCCCCTACATCACCGGGGAGATCAAGCGGCACTTCCGCGACACGACGTGGGCGGTCCACGTCCCGCGGCGCCTGCAGGAGCTGCGCCTTCAGCTGGCTCGTGGCAACGAGGATCTCAGCGCGGCCCTCGACCGGGCGCCGACGGTCAAGGAGCTGGCGGCCCATCTGAAGCTGACCGAGGACGAGGTGGTCGAGGGGCTGGTCGCCGCCGCCGGCCACTCCAGCCAGTCCCTCGACCACGAGTCCGACGACTCCGACAGCAACCCCCGACCTCTGGCCGAGGTCCTCGGCGCCGACGACTCCGCTATGGAACTCTTCGAAGACCTCCACACTCTCGCTCCTCTCTTGGAACGCCTTGAGGGACGCGAGAGGCTCATCCTGCAGATGCGCTTCGGCCAGGAGATGACGCAGGCCCAGATCGGCGAGCGCCTGGGAGTCTCTCAGATGCAGGTCTCGCGGATCCTCGCCCGCACCCTCGCCCGTCTCCGCGAAGGCATGCTCGCCGCTTGA
- a CDS encoding GntR family transcriptional regulator yields MTQTTHTSASTGKQMLSEQVYTRLREAIMRGDHAPGDALKPQDLAKEQGVSLAVVREALVRVVGEGLADRLPNRGFAVPAYSDRRWQEIAEARRKIEPVMLRMSIERGDVDWEARVRASHHRLTRTPAYVPEEGEHYSSAWAEAHRLFHRTLLDGCGNRILLETFDRMWTASELARRWSAHRNPHRDGALEHRRLEEAALARDADTAAEVLTRHLTQTATGLTDCPHHEPTNET; encoded by the coding sequence ATGACTCAGACGACCCACACCTCGGCCTCCACGGGCAAGCAGATGCTCTCCGAGCAGGTCTACACACGGCTCCGGGAGGCGATCATGCGCGGGGACCACGCCCCCGGTGACGCCCTCAAACCCCAGGACCTGGCCAAAGAGCAGGGCGTGAGCCTGGCCGTCGTGCGTGAGGCGCTCGTGCGGGTGGTCGGCGAGGGCCTCGCCGACCGGCTGCCCAACCGCGGTTTCGCCGTCCCGGCCTACTCCGACCGCCGCTGGCAGGAGATCGCGGAGGCCCGTCGGAAGATCGAACCGGTCATGCTGCGCATGTCCATCGAACGCGGCGATGTGGACTGGGAAGCCCGCGTACGAGCCTCCCACCACCGTCTGACCCGCACCCCGGCGTACGTACCGGAGGAGGGCGAGCACTACAGCAGCGCCTGGGCCGAAGCCCACCGCCTCTTCCACCGCACCCTGTTGGACGGCTGCGGCAACCGCATCCTGCTGGAGACCTTCGACCGCATGTGGACCGCGAGCGAACTGGCCCGCCGCTGGTCGGCGCACCGCAACCCCCACCGGGACGGCGCCCTGGAACACCGCCGGCTGGAGGAGGCGGCCCTCGCCCGCGACGCCGACACCGCAGCCGAGGTCCTGACCCGGCACCTCACCCAGACCGCGACCGGACTGACCGACTGCCCCCACCACGAACCCACGAACGAAACCTGA
- a CDS encoding recombinase family protein, whose product MCARPASAIATVATGAQALEAAPRPPGEQAASGRALTPAGDESGVPPAAGFLTTAGCRKIFADKKSGKNALRPELKACHAFLDTGDTLVVPSPGRYGRSLHRPGAVSARSPDSATAHPTRVPPSRRSRTGKPASHSRPGKSASQGEGGVLSDGALQHLPGGHRRGRGGRLSRRSGAAM is encoded by the coding sequence ATGTGCGCGAGACCCGCCAGTGCGATCGCCACCGTGGCCACGGGCGCCCAGGCCCTCGAAGCAGCGCCTCGACCTCCTGGCGAGCAAGCAGCCTCCGGACGAGCGCTGACTCCTGCCGGCGATGAGAGCGGTGTGCCACCGGCTGCCGGGTTCCTCACCACCGCCGGGTGCCGGAAGATCTTCGCGGACAAGAAGTCCGGCAAGAACGCGCTCCGCCCCGAACTGAAGGCTTGCCACGCCTTCCTCGACACCGGCGACACCCTCGTCGTCCCGAGCCCGGGCCGCTACGGCCGCAGCCTCCACCGGCCGGGAGCCGTGTCGGCGCGGTCCCCCGACAGTGCGACCGCGCATCCCACCAGGGTCCCGCCGTCGCGGCGTTCACGCACGGGCAAGCCCGCGTCGCACAGCCGCCCGGGGAAGTCGGCTTCGCAGGGCGAGGGCGGCGTCCTGTCGGACGGTGCGCTGCAGCACCTCCCGGGCGGTCACCGGCGAGGCCGCGGCGGGCGGCTTTCTCGGCGTTCGGGCGCCGCCATGTGA
- the map gene encoding type I methionyl aminopeptidase, whose protein sequence is MIEILNSARLERARGTGALVGNILHTLKRRSTVGTNLLDIDQWAKEMITEAGAQSCYVDYAPSFGRGPFGHYICTAVNDGVLHGRPHNYTLADGDLLTLDLAVARGGVAADAAISFLVGKARPAESVAMIETTERALAAGIAAAKPGARIGDLSHAIGTVLSEAGYPINTEFGGHGIGSTMHQDPHVANTGRPGRGYKLRPGLLLALEPWVMADTATLVTDADGWTLRSATGCRTAHSEHTIAITDDGAEVLTLPTQARP, encoded by the coding sequence ATGATTGAGATTCTGAACTCCGCGCGGCTTGAGCGGGCGAGAGGCACCGGCGCCCTGGTCGGAAACATCCTGCACACGCTGAAGCGGCGCAGCACGGTCGGGACGAACCTGCTGGACATCGACCAGTGGGCCAAGGAGATGATCACCGAGGCGGGAGCGCAGTCCTGCTACGTCGACTACGCGCCTTCCTTCGGGCGCGGCCCGTTCGGGCACTACATCTGCACGGCCGTCAACGACGGAGTGCTCCACGGGCGGCCTCACAACTACACGCTGGCAGACGGGGATCTGCTGACTCTCGACCTCGCCGTAGCCAGGGGCGGGGTGGCGGCGGACGCCGCGATCAGCTTTCTGGTGGGCAAGGCCAGGCCGGCGGAGAGCGTTGCGATGATCGAGACGACCGAACGTGCACTCGCCGCCGGCATCGCCGCCGCCAAGCCTGGGGCGCGCATCGGCGACCTCTCCCACGCCATCGGCACGGTCCTCAGCGAGGCGGGCTACCCGATCAACACCGAGTTCGGAGGCCACGGCATCGGCTCGACCATGCACCAGGACCCACACGTCGCGAACACCGGACGGCCCGGCCGCGGATACAAGCTGCGCCCCGGACTGCTGCTCGCCCTGGAGCCCTGGGTCATGGCCGACACCGCCACACTCGTCACCGACGCCGACGGTTGGACGCTGCGCAGCGCGACAGGCTGCCGGACCGCGCACAGCGAGCACACCATCGCCATCACCGACGACGGAGCCGAGGTCCTCACCCTGCCCACGCAGGCACGACCATGA
- a CDS encoding helix-turn-helix domain-containing protein, translating to MVRLPLTPAEVGRGQRLGALLRRARGCRSMLDVALASHISPETLRKIESGRVATPAFPTIAAIAETLGLSLDAVWAEISQAERTVEDQSFLPVTRHPSLVSQHPLHIKYA from the coding sequence ATGGTCAGGTTGCCGCTCACCCCCGCCGAGGTAGGACGCGGACAGCGCCTTGGCGCCCTGCTCCGCCGAGCCCGGGGCTGCCGCTCGATGCTGGACGTGGCGCTCGCTTCGCACATCTCGCCGGAAACCCTGCGGAAGATCGAATCCGGCCGTGTGGCTACCCCCGCCTTCCCGACCATCGCAGCGATCGCCGAAACCCTCGGCCTGTCTCTTGACGCCGTCTGGGCCGAGATCAGCCAGGCGGAGCGAACCGTCGAGGATCAGTCGTTCCTGCCTGTCACACGGCATCCGTCCCTGGTTTCGCAACACCCACTCCACATCAAGTACGCATGA